The genomic stretch TAGGTATTGTAGAGCATGACGCCTATATTCTTACAATGCTTTATGTTATAAGAGATCTTGGTAAATCCCAGGCTATAAATCCCTGGCCTCTTTACTGGATGCTGCTCTGGGCAGGTACGCTGGGAAGCAACCTTACCATTGCAGGCGCCCCGGCTCTATTTGTAGCAAAAAATATGGGTGAAAAAGAGGACCAAAGAAAGGTTGGCTTGAAGGAGTTTATGGCTATTAGCGTGCCTTATGTAGTAGTCTCTCTTATATCCTGTTACATCCCGGCGATGCTCGTCTGGGTTATCCCATTTGCAAAATAGGGGGTGCTCATGGCAATCTTGACTATATCGAGGGAGTACGGGAGTGGCGGAAAAGAAATTGGGCAAGCCGTTTCTGAACTCATGGGCTACCAGTACATTGACAGACAGCGAATACTTGAAGATATGGGAAAAGTAGGTCCTCAGTGGGAAGAACAGGCAAAATACTTTGATGAAATTCAACCCAGTACATGGGAGAGATACAAATGGTCTTTCAGGGGATTTGTAGCGCTGAATCAATATCATATCCTGAATTACGCTTTACAGGATAATGTAGTAATAATGGGTAGAGGTGGAAATTTTTTACTTAAAGAGATTTCTTATGCATTACGAGTTAGAACGGTGGCACCTATTGAGAAAAGAATTGAGACTGTTATGAAATGGGAAGGAGAGACAAGCAGTGAACACGCTCGATGGTTAATAGAAAAAGCCGATAAAGATATGGCAGGTACGGTTTATATGATATATGGAAGTCAGTGGGATGATCCAAAACAGTATGACATGGTTTTTGATACGGGTATTCTGAGTTACGATGAAATTATTTCATCCATAAAAGATAAAC from Pseudomonadota bacterium encodes the following:
- a CDS encoding cytidylate kinase-like family protein, which gives rise to MAILTISREYGSGGKEIGQAVSELMGYQYIDRQRILEDMGKVGPQWEEQAKYFDEIQPSTWERYKWSFRGFVALNQYHILNYALQDNVVIMGRGGNFLLKEISYALRVRTVAPIEKRIETVMKWEGETSSEHARWLIEKADKDMAGTVYMIYGSQWDDPKQYDMVFDTGILSYDEIISSIKDKLKKKEQFKTEETKKVLKLKVLAAKIKADIAINTKFFISSLNVDFKERGLVKYGLILRGVVHDQKDIKHIEDKAKELSGDVPIECDIQYRMYQRRNPLKFK